In the genome of Populus trichocarpa isolate Nisqually-1 chromosome 6, P.trichocarpa_v4.1, whole genome shotgun sequence, one region contains:
- the LOC18100148 gene encoding E3 ubiquitin-protein ligase RSL1 isoform X2, with product MGNTTQKSQETEVEEPGQLQQEEDSNFTCEICIEPMLAIRKFKNGSLCKHPFCLDCIAKYIEVKVEETTGCIECPGLNCKQLLDPLSCNCIISKPIFEKWCDHLCDSTVLGSESCYCPYQDCSVLVLNECRDKLTKIKCPNCKKSFCFLCKIPWHAGYQCNESRHLRDRNDILVGELIEEKKWTRCYNCGHSVERVSGCRDMKYAGLGFAINVEDHSISALVATGAVELFFVIYSFLWCYQLYATSYILKYIHAPEGRLLHAQTEPRRGGGFELL from the exons ATGGGAAACACAACGCAAAAATCCCAGGAAACGGAAGTAGAAGAACCAGGACAGctacaacaagaagaagattcaAACTTTACATGTGAAATTTGCATCGAACCTATGTTAGCAATCAGGAAATTCAAGAATGGTAGCCTGTGTAAACATCCTTTCTGTTTGGACTGCATAGCCAAATATATCGAAGTAAAAGTCGAAGAAACCACTGGCTGTATTGAATGCCCTGGACTGAACTGCAAACAATTATTAGACCCTCTCTCATGCAATTGCATCATCTCAAAACCGATATTTGAGAAATGGTGTGATCATCTATGTGATTCTACTGTTTTAGGGTCTGAAAGCTGCTATTGCCCATACCAAGATTGCTCAGTGTTGGTTTTGAATGAGTGTAGGGATAAGCTAACGAAAATAAAATGTCCTAACTGCAAGAAAAGCTTCTGTTTCCTATGCAAGATTCCATGGCATGCAGGATACCAGTGCAATGAGAGCAGACATCTAAGAGATAGGAATGACATTCTGGTTGGTGAACTGATTGAAGAGAAAAAGTGGACTAGATGTTATAATTGTGGTCACTCCGTTGAGCGAGTTAGTGGTTGCAGAGATATGAAAT ATGCGGGGTTAGGTTTTGCCATCAATGTGGAGGACCATTCCATTTCGGCCCTTGTAGCCACAGGCGCTGTGGAGCTGTTCTTTGTAATCTATTCATTTTTGTGGTGTTATCAGCTTTATGCTACttcttatattttgaaatacatTCACGCTCCAGAAGGTAGACTGTTGCATGCACAAACTGAGCCAAGGAGAGGGGGTGGATTCGAACTGTTATAG
- the LOC18100148 gene encoding E3 ubiquitin-protein ligase RSL1 isoform X1, which translates to MGNTTQKSQETEVEEPGQLQQEEDSNFTCEICIEPMLAIRKFKNGSLCKHPFCLDCIAKYIEVKVEETTGCIECPGLNCKQLLDPLSCNCIISKPIFEKWCDHLCDSTVLGSESCYCPYQDCSVLVLNECRDKLTKIKCPNCKKSFCFLCKIPWHAGYQCNESRHLRDRNDILVGELIEEKKWTRCYNCGHSVERVSGCRDMKCKETIGSIKDARTDAGLGFAINVEDHSISALVATGAVELFFVIYSFLWCYQLYATSYILKYIHAPEGRLLHAQTEPRRGGGFELL; encoded by the exons ATGGGAAACACAACGCAAAAATCCCAGGAAACGGAAGTAGAAGAACCAGGACAGctacaacaagaagaagattcaAACTTTACATGTGAAATTTGCATCGAACCTATGTTAGCAATCAGGAAATTCAAGAATGGTAGCCTGTGTAAACATCCTTTCTGTTTGGACTGCATAGCCAAATATATCGAAGTAAAAGTCGAAGAAACCACTGGCTGTATTGAATGCCCTGGACTGAACTGCAAACAATTATTAGACCCTCTCTCATGCAATTGCATCATCTCAAAACCGATATTTGAGAAATGGTGTGATCATCTATGTGATTCTACTGTTTTAGGGTCTGAAAGCTGCTATTGCCCATACCAAGATTGCTCAGTGTTGGTTTTGAATGAGTGTAGGGATAAGCTAACGAAAATAAAATGTCCTAACTGCAAGAAAAGCTTCTGTTTCCTATGCAAGATTCCATGGCATGCAGGATACCAGTGCAATGAGAGCAGACATCTAAGAGATAGGAATGACATTCTGGTTGGTGAACTGATTGAAGAGAAAAAGTGGACTAGATGTTATAATTGTGGTCACTCCGTTGAGCGAGTTAGTGGTTGCAGAGATATGAAATGCAA GGAGACAATTGGCTCAATTAAGGATGCAAGAACAG ATGCGGGGTTAGGTTTTGCCATCAATGTGGAGGACCATTCCATTTCGGCCCTTGTAGCCACAGGCGCTGTGGAGCTGTTCTTTGTAATCTATTCATTTTTGTGGTGTTATCAGCTTTATGCTACttcttatattttgaaatacatTCACGCTCCAGAAGGTAGACTGTTGCATGCACAAACTGAGCCAAGGAGAGGGGGTGGATTCGAACTGTTATAG
- the LOC18100146 gene encoding transcription factor RAX2, whose translation MGRAPCCDKANMKKGPWSPEEDAKLKEYLEKQGTGGNWIALPQKAGLKRCGKSCRLRWLNYLRPNIKHGEFSDDEDRIICSLYANIGSRWSIIAAQLPGRTDNDIKNYWNTKLKKKLMGVMNPIAQRKPHQAALFSSLLQATSLPSSPSTLLSSSSSSFTCSNNSYYSNLTRSFTDPISFSSSPMSTSSFATASMLHPQETFVGPMQNDQVKDSLIMFGGEASCSSSDGSCNNQMSHVKEEYEYSGGTNNNNEQMGLQNYLYNGVEDDQKLMVSSGAAAHGVLNGWIEKQNGLWPGDNPLDYGLEEIKQLISTSSCNSFLFDENKTGEKVMYY comes from the exons ATGGGAAGGGCTCCTTGTTGTGACAAGGCTAATATGAAGAAAGGGCCTTGGTCGCCTGAAGAAGATGCAAAGCTGAAGGAGTACTTGGAAAAACAAGGGACTGGAGGGAATTGGATTGCTCTCCCACAAAAGGCTG GTCTTAAAAGATGTGGGAAAAGCTGCAGATTAAGATGGCTAAACTATCTCAGGCCCAACATTAAACATGGAGAGTTCTCTGATGATGAAGACAGGATAATCTGCAGCCTATATGCCAACATTGGAAGCCG GTGGTCAATAATAGCAGCTCAGTTGCCAGGCAGGACGGATAATGACATCAAAAACTACTGGAACACCAAGCTCAAGAAGAAACTAATGGGTGTGATGAATCCTATTGCTCAGAGAAAACCTCACCAAGCTGCTCTTTTTTCATCTCTCCTTCAAGCTACATCATTACCGTCTTCACCATCCACTCTcctgtcatcatcatcatcatcattcacaTGCAGCAACAACAGTTATTACAGTAACCTAACTAGGTCTTTCACTGATCCAATCTCATTTTCATCAAGTCCTATGAGCACTAGCTCTTTCGCTACTGCTTCTATGCTACACCCCCAAGAAACCTTTGTGGGGCCTATGCAAAATGATCAAGTTAAAGATAGTCTTATAATGTTTGGAGGTGAAGCCAGCTGCAGCTCGTCTGATGGGAGTTGCAACAATCAGATGAGCCATGTCAAAGAGGAGTATGAATATAGTGGTGGTACAAATAACAACAATGAACAGATGGGGTTACAAAATTATCTCTACAATGGGGTTGAAGATGACcaaaaattgatggtttcaagtGGGGCTGCTGCTCATGGTGTACTTAATGGGTGGATTGAGAAGCAAAATGGGTTATGGCCGGGAGATAACCCACTAGACTATGGTCTAGAGGAGATTAAGCAACTTATTAGCACTAGCAGCTGTAATAgctttttgtttgatgaaaacaAGACAGGAGAAAAAGTCATGTACTACTGA
- the LOC18100148 gene encoding E3 ubiquitin-protein ligase RSL1 isoform X3, whose translation MGNTTQKSQETEVEEPGQLQQEEDSNFTCEICIEPMLAIRKFKNGSLCKHPFCLDCIAKYIEVKVEETTGCIECPGLNCKQLLDPLSCNCIISKPIFEKWCDHLCDSTVLGSESCYCPYQDCSVLVLNECRDKLTKIKCPNCKKSFCFLCKIPWHAGYQCNESRHLRDRNDILVGELIEEKKWTRCYNCGHSVERVSGCRDMKCKCGVRFCHQCGGPFHFGPCSHRRCGAVLCNLFIFVVLSALCYFLYFEIHSRSRR comes from the exons ATGGGAAACACAACGCAAAAATCCCAGGAAACGGAAGTAGAAGAACCAGGACAGctacaacaagaagaagattcaAACTTTACATGTGAAATTTGCATCGAACCTATGTTAGCAATCAGGAAATTCAAGAATGGTAGCCTGTGTAAACATCCTTTCTGTTTGGACTGCATAGCCAAATATATCGAAGTAAAAGTCGAAGAAACCACTGGCTGTATTGAATGCCCTGGACTGAACTGCAAACAATTATTAGACCCTCTCTCATGCAATTGCATCATCTCAAAACCGATATTTGAGAAATGGTGTGATCATCTATGTGATTCTACTGTTTTAGGGTCTGAAAGCTGCTATTGCCCATACCAAGATTGCTCAGTGTTGGTTTTGAATGAGTGTAGGGATAAGCTAACGAAAATAAAATGTCCTAACTGCAAGAAAAGCTTCTGTTTCCTATGCAAGATTCCATGGCATGCAGGATACCAGTGCAATGAGAGCAGACATCTAAGAGATAGGAATGACATTCTGGTTGGTGAACTGATTGAAGAGAAAAAGTGGACTAGATGTTATAATTGTGGTCACTCCGTTGAGCGAGTTAGTGGTTGCAGAGATATGAAATGCAA ATGCGGGGTTAGGTTTTGCCATCAATGTGGAGGACCATTCCATTTCGGCCCTTGTAGCCACAGGCGCTGTGGAGCTGTTCTTTGTAATCTATTCATTTTTGTGGTGTTATCAGCTTTATGCTACttcttatattttgaaatacatTCACGCTCCAGAAGGTAG
- the LOC18100145 gene encoding protein PTST homolog 3, chloroplastic isoform X5: MATLYKLPSFVSISYHKPFLYHKQQQLQQREINLATCACSIKKPRGSRKVRNNVELCNDLREFLSTFELPEGHVPSIKELQDHGRNDLANVVRRRGYKLIRDLLSSSTESDSDELPNMEKNLAKGQDTINHSADIIATEGQDEKVKDCSLSTEGTITKNHSGNIDIELENKSGGQICMPIESPIDLSLEKKALYDVEQPDEKFQIIVKDRLLLSSLSTFEQQDEEVKCMVEDNSMSTSLYDVKQQGEEDLSMVKQFSLSAEVSIADSNLGVLNVYPDLNSNEDTSMPVETSANFSFEEKVKYDSVQDEKVGIGAEEMSLSSGVSDTQYYANVKNISGLIDNNNSCMPANSSLVEKVAKFIQNGDLDTIEDNVYGLSNGSGSGESKGFREPENMTEDHSKISSEENFENAVGESDTASTLNENLSTSMQVVPSVTVSRALRNESPAEGLAGADVDQDLDIETNKKDNQIEINHLKFILHQKELELSQLKEQIEKEKFSSTACFVCFANQG, translated from the exons ATGGCAACACTCTATAAACTCCCATCCTTCGTTTCAATCTCCTACCACAAGCCCTTCTTGTaccataaacaacaacaactacaACAACGAGAAATAAATCTCGCAACTTGTGCTTGTTCAATCAAGAAACCCAG GGGTAGTCGGAAGGTAAGGAACAATGTGGAGCTTTGCAATGATTTGCGTGAATTTCTATCAACTTTTGAACTGCCAGAGGGTCATGTACCTTCAATCAAGGAGCTTCAAGATCATGGAAG GAATGACCTGGCAAACGTTGTGAGACGGAGAGGATATAAACTTATTAGAGATCTTCTTTCAAGTTCAACTGAATCAGACAGTGATGAGCTGCCTAATATGGAGAAAAATTTAGCTAAAGGACAGGATACAATCAATCATAGTGCAGATATTATAGCAACAG AAGGTCAGGATGAGAAGGTGAAGGATTGTTCCTTGTCAACTGAAGGTACCATCACCAAGAACCATTCTGGAAATATAGATATTGAGCTGGAAAACAAATCTGGTGGACAGATTTGCATGCCTATAGAGTCGCCAATCGATTTGTCATTGGAGAAGAAGGCCTTGTATGATGTAGAGCAGCCAGATGAAAAGTTTCAAATCATAGTCAAAGACAGATTGTTGTTGTCATCCTTGAGTACTTTTGAACAGCAAGATGAGGAAGTTAAATGTATGGTTGAAGATAATTCCATGTCAACTTCATTATATGATGTGAAACAGCAAGGTGAAGAAGACTTAAGCATGGTCAAACAATTTTCCTTGTCAGCGGAAGTTTCCATTGCTGACAGCAATCTTGGTGTCTTGAATGTGTATCCAGATCTCAACTCCAATGAAGATACTTCCATGCCTGTAGAAACTTCAGCTAATTTTTCCTTTGAGGAAAAAGTCAAATATGATTCAGTTCAGGATGAGAAGGTCGGCATTGGAGCAGAAGAAATGTCATTGTCGAGTGGGGTTTCAGACACACAATATTATGCcaatgtgaaaaatatttcGGGTCTCATTGATAACAATAATAGTTGCATGCCAGCCAATTCATCATTGGTGGAAAAGGTGGCAAAGTTCATTCAGAATGGAGATTTGGATACCATTGAAG ATAATGTCTATGGCTTGTCAAATGGGAGTGGTAGTGGAGAAAGCAAGGGATTTAGggaaccagaaaacatgactgAAGATCATTCAAAGATCTCATCTGAAGAGAACTTTGAAAATGCAGTTGGTGAAAGTGATACTGCTTCaacattaaatgaaaatttatcgACATCCATGCAAGTTGTGCCTTCTGTGACTGTAAGCCGTGCCCTCAG GAATGAATCGCCAGCTGAAGGTCTTGCTGGTGCTGATGTTGATCAGGATTTGGATATAGAG ACGAACAAAAAGGACAATCAGATTGAGATTAATCACCTCAAATTCATACTG CATCAGAAAGAGTTGGAATTATCCCAGTTGAAGGAACAGATTGAGAAGGAAAAG